The genomic region ACGCCCGCACTCTGCGCATGCGCGAGTGGCGCGTCGTATGGGAGGTTGTCATTCTGGGGACCGCCGATAAGGCGTTCGAAGTGCTGCGCCAGAACGCGGCGATGGGATGGATGATGCTGACGATGGTCGAAGGGATCGTGCGCAGTGAAGGCGGCGTCGGCGCGATGCTGCTCGGCGAAAGTAAGCACTTCCTGCTGCCCGAGGTGTTCGCCATTCAGATCGTGATCCTGCTCATGGGCATGGTCCAGGATTACGCCATCGGCGCCGCCCGGCGGCTTGCGTGTCCCTATGCCGATTTGACCCTGGAGAGAAAGTAACATGAGTCCCATCGCTTACGAATACCGCGATACGCTTCTCAAACTGGAGAACGTCTCCCTGACGCTGGGCGGCAACACCATCCTGCGGGATGTGAACCTGGAGATCAAGGATCTGCATCGCCCCGGATACACGCAGGGGCAGGTCGTGGCGCTGCTGGGACCGTCGGGCGTCGGCAAAACGTGTTTGTTTCGGATCCTCGCCGGTCTCGACAAGCCCGACTGCGGGCAGGTGCTGGTGGAGCAGGAGCAGATCCCCGTGCAGCGGGGCATGGTGGGCGTTATCGCGCAGCACTATCCGCTGTTCGCGCACCGCACCGTACGCGGGAATTTGGGCGTCGCCGGCAAGCAAGCCGGGCTGTCGTCCGCCGAAATCACACAGCGGTCCACCGATATCCTGGCCCGGTTTGGCCTGGAGGAACACGGGAGCAAATACCCGGCGCAGCTCTCCGGCGGCCAGCGCCAGCGTGTGGCGATCGCCCAGCAATTTATGTGCTCCGAGCACTTCTTATTGATGGACGAACCGTTTTCAGGGCTCGATATGGTGGCCGTGGATCGCGTGATCGGATTTATCCGCGAGATGGCGGCG from Capsulimonas corticalis harbors:
- a CDS encoding ABC transporter ATP-binding protein, with amino-acid sequence MSPIAYEYRDTLLKLENVSLTLGGNTILRDVNLEIKDLHRPGYTQGQVVALLGPSGVGKTCLFRILAGLDKPDCGQVLVEQEQIPVQRGMVGVIAQHYPLFAHRTVRGNLGVAGKQAGLSSAEITQRSTDILARFGLEEHGSKYPAQLSGGQRQRVAIAQQFMCSEHFLLMDEPFSGLDMVAVDRVIGFIREMAASDELKTFILVTHDVDAALRVADTVWLLGRDRDEKGNIVPGARIQATYNLADCGLAWRDEPENMPEFAELRREVCAAFRNL